A window of Maioricimonas rarisocia genomic DNA:
GACCGTCGTGAGCGTTCTGGACGACACGCTTCAATGGGGCCGCTCCAAAGCAGAGCGGAAGACGTGCGTCAAGGACGCGGGTGGCGCGGACGAACGGGAGCTTCAATGGGGCCGCTCCAAAGCAGAGCGGAAGACTACCCGGCGTATCAAATACACGCAAGCCAATGCGGCGCTTCAATGGGGCCGCTCCAAAGCAGAGCGGAAGACATCGTGACTCCGGGGTTGGGGTTGCGTGTCTGATGCATGCTTCAATGGGGCCGCTCCAAAGCAGAGCGGAAGACGCGTCAAGGACGCGCGGACCGACAACCAGATGTGGCGGCTTCAATGGGGCCGCTCCAAAGCAGAGCGGAAGACCCCATCTATGGACAGTAGCTGACTGCAAGCGGGACGCGCTTCAATGGGGCCGCTCCAAAGCAGAGCGGAAGACGGTTGCAATGCTTGTGTGATCCGTTTGTGTACCGGTTGGCTTCAATGGGGCCGCTCCAAAGCAGAGCGGAAGACCAGAACTACCTGCGGGCACGTTGTCCCGCTGAAACAGCTTCAATGGGGCCGCTCCAAAGCAGAGCGGAAGACCTGCCAGTAAGTCGACTGATGGCCCACGCGACCGGCAGCGCTTCAATGGGGCCGCTCCAAAGCAGAGCGGAAGACTCAGCTTGCTGCTACCGGGTAGGGCTACCACGTAAAGCTTCAATGGGGCCGCTCCAAAGCAGAGCGGAAGACTCGGCATGATGGATGTCGATCAGTGCAAGCGGGTCGTAGCTTCAATGGGGCCGCTCCAAAGCAGAGCGGAAGACTGGCGCGGCCACTGAATGCGACCGTTCGGCGGAAACGTGCTTCAATGGGGCCGCTCCAAAGCAGAGCGGAAGACCAGCCGGTCAGCGACCTCGTCAGGATCTTGCAATGCCCAGCTTCAATGGGGCCGCTCCAAAGCAGAGCGGAAGACCCTGTCTGAGCTGACTACTCCAGGGTTGTGCCGCATCCAGCTTCAATGGGGCCGCTCCAAAGCAGAGCGGAAGACGTGTTGGCACTCGGAAAGGACGTGCCAAGTTCGAAGAGGCTTCAATGGGGCCGCTCCAAAGCAGAGCGGAAGACGTCGCACGGCATGGAGCCGGTCGCAGAGGAAGCGAGCGCTTCAATGGGGCCGCTCCAAAGCAGAGCGGAAGACCTCGGTGTCCGCTGCGTCGTCTTCTTCCAGTCGATGAAGCTTCAATGGGGCCGCTCCAAAGCAGAGCGGAAGACTCGCCGCCCAACTCCGTGCTGACGCCGCCCTGCGTGAGCTTCAATGGGGCCGCTCCAAAGCAGAGCGGAAGACTCGCCTGCGGGCGACGCGTGCCCTCCATGACCGCGCTAGCTTCAATGGGGCCGCTCCAAAGCAGAGCGGAAGACCGGCCGGGACGATGTAGACCAGTCCGGCCAGCACACCGCTTCAATGGGGCCGCTCCAAAGCAGAGCGGAAGACTGGTGAGGTGGGTTGGGGCTACACTGCCCCAACCCCACGCTTCAATGGGGCCGCTCCAAAGCAGAGCGGAAGACGGAAGCGTGGCGGCGGTAGTCGTCGCCTGTCGCACGCGCTTCAATGGGGCCGCTCCAAAGCAGAGCGGAAGACTGTTCGCAAGGCGCCACTGTGGTGGTGGCGCGATAACTGGCTTCAATGGGGCCGCTCCAAAGCAGAGCGGAAGACTCGGCACAGACCAACGAGGCGGTCGCCGCGGCGAAGCGCGCTTCAATGGGGCCGCTCCAAAGCAGAGCGGAAGACCCCCCTGAGGGAATCTAGGATCGCTCGCGAAGATCACACCGCTTCAATGGGGCCGCTCCAAAGCAGAGCGGAAGACGGTCCGTGTGCCGTACGGGTCTCGCACGTTGCGTCCCGGCTTCAATGGGGCCGCTCCAAAGCAGAGCGGAAGACTCCGCACCTCAGTGGGGCTGCTCCACGACGCTGACACAGCGCTTCAATGGGGCCGCTCCAAAGCAGAGCGGAAGACATCGGCCGGGAGTACCGGGGCAGGTTTGGGAGGGTGGCTTCAATGGGGCCGCTCCAAAGCAGAGCGGAAGACCGGCAGGTATGGCATCTATGTCAAGACGTGCCAGGTCGCTTCAATGGGGCCGCTCCAAAGCAGAGCGGAAGACTTGCGATCGCGGATCGCCTGAAACACACGGCTCAGGCGAGCTTCAATGGGGCCGCTCCAAAGCAGAGCGGAAGACGACGACGAATCCGACGACGACGACGAACCGGACGAAGCTTCAATGGGGCCGCTCCAAAGCAGAGCGGAAGACCGGGTTGACCAGCGTGTCCTCATGGCCGGGGCAGACGCTTCAATGGGGCCGCTCCAAAGCAGAGCGGAAGACCTGACAGCCTGCTCCGACTCAGCTGCGCCCATCACAGCTTCAATGGGGCCGCTCCAAAGCAGAGCGGAAGACTAGCTGCCGACTACCCATCGCTTTCCCGATCGAGCGCTTCAATGGGGCCGCTCCAAAGCAGAGCGGAAGACACCTGGGGCCGGCTCTCTTTATGCGCCGACAACGGGGGCTTCAATGGGGCCGCTCCAAAGCAGAGCGGAAGACTGCCCCATCGAACTACATCCCACGCATCCAGAAGGAAGCTTCAATGGGGCCGCTCCAAAGCAGAGCGGAAGACGCCGGCGGCGATGCACGCCAATGTGCGAAGTCACTTTGCTTCAATGGGGCCGCTCCAAAGCAGAGCGGAAGACGGTCGCGTTGTCGCCCCCATGGCTTCGGCGCGTTCGCGCTTCAATGGGGCCGCTCCAAAGCAGAGCGGAAGACCAGAAGGTCTCCGGGGCTGACGCCCGCGGCGGTCAGATCGCTTCAATGGGGCCGCTCCAAAGCAGAGCGGAAGACCAGTCATGCGGGGGATACCGTTACCGTAGCAGGCCAGCCTGCTTCAATGGGGCCGCTCCAAAGCAGAGCGGAAGACTTGACGCATCCTCTCTGTCCCCTGACATCACGACTCGCTTCAATGGGGCCGCTCCAAAGCAGAGCGGAAGACCGCAGATTTCGCTGGTGTCTTCGTGTCGCCGGCCCGTGCTTCAATGGGGCCGCTCCAAAGCAGAGCGGAAGACGTGCGTCGTACATCGACGACGGCACTGTCGACGATCGGCGCTTCAATGGGGCCGCTCCAAAGCAGAGCGGAAGACGGCGTGCGGGTCGCGGGGATCGTTCTGATACTCCGAGGCTTCAATGGGGCCGCTCCAAAGCAGAGCGGAAGACCGCCCGCGTCCTATCCTCCAGATAGCACTCCGGTTGCGCGGGCGGTTGCGAGAGGTCGCCGCCAATTCACTCCTCTCACCAACATCTCAATCACTCCTCTCTTTATCTGGTTGCCAAGGAACAGGTTGCGACTGCGAGCGGTCACGGCACAAATCGCGGCACCGGACCGCTCGAACCGACCCGCGGCAGCAACCCGGCCGCCACGGGTGCCGAAATCCGGCTACACGATCGTCGCCGCTCGGTCGGGGGGAGCGACTCGCGGCTCGCCCCAGTACTCGATGCAGTCGTCGCCGCGGCCCTCGACGGGGCCCAGGTCGACGATCATCACCCGATCTTCGGCCAGATTGAGGATCGGCCAGAGCGTCTCCTTCAATCCATGTAACTCGATTTCCGACAGTTCGCAACGGAAGACCGAGTACTGCAGCGGGTCGCCGTGGCCGCACATTGCTTTGTAAACCTGCCGGTACCGCTTCACATCGGCAATATCATACGCAATCAGATGAACCTGTCGCATGGTGGCTCCTTTCGAGCGGTCAGCGGGTGCAGAAGCTGGGGTACTCGTGCAGTTCGCCCAGCACGCAGCGGGCCAGCAGCCGGGCCTGCACCTCGAGAATGCGGCGGTAACAGATGCGGTACCCGAAGATGGGATGCGTGATCTCGGTCTCGAGTCGCCGTTCGAACGCCGCAATGACCGATCGCCGGCCTGCGTCCGTCAGCGTGACGGCCCCGGCCCGTTCGATGAAGGCATCGCCGGTCACCTCGCCATTGTTGAAGACCGTCATGACGACCGAGTCGGCGACCAGCGGACGGAACTCCTCCGACAGATCGAGTGCCAGCGAAGGCCTTCCGTACCGGGGCGTGTGGAAGAAACCCAGCATGGGATCGAATCCAACCGCCTGCAGCGTGACCGTCAGTTCCTTCACCAGCAGGCTGTAGACGAACGACAGCACGGCATTGACGGGATCGCGCGGCGGCCTGCGATTGCGACCGTTGACGTCGAACTCGTGCCGGCCGGACAGTAGTGTAAAGAACGCCGCGAAGTACTCCTTCGCCGCCATCCCCTCGAGGCCGAGGAGCGTCTCGGCCGTGGGAGCGTGCCCGGCCCGGCGGTGGTACTCGTTGAGCTGCCGGAGCACGGGGGCTTCGCGGTCCCCCAGGTGCCGGCGGAGCAGCGTACGGGCATTGCGGATCTTGCCCATGATGAGCCGGCGGGCAATGTCGAGCGAGCCGGCCGGGTCGGCAGCGGTGGCATACTGGCGAATTCGCAGTTCGACGTTCTTGTGCGTCAGTCCGCTGGTGATGCCGTGGAACCACCCACCGTACGTGAAGTGACAGACGGGGATGCCCCGAATCGTCAACTCGCGGAGGGCCGGAGCCGAGAACATCACGTTGCCGAAGACCGACACCTGCGAGACGTCGATGAGCCGGCTGCTGCTGAGCTGTTCTCCCTTCTGCTTGACGGTGAGCCGGTCACCCGACTTGCCGATCATCACGCCCTGGTCCTGCACGTACATCGGCAGGGCGTCGTTGCGCGACGGGAGCAGTCGCCGCAAGCCGTCCTTTGTGGGCGGCGTGTCGGCCGTGGCCGCCTCGCGAAGCAGGTTGGTTTCGTCGGGCAGGCAGATGCCGACGAGCGAGCATCGCGGGCATTTGGGGCTGTCGTCGAGCGGCGGAGGGATCGCTCCGGCACGGGCTGTCTCGCGAAACTGCTGCACGAGCTGGCGGGTGCGGGCGATCAGTTCGTCGTCGAAGGGAATGACGACCCGCCGCCGCGAGCCGATGAAGTACAGCACCCCCTCGTCGCATGCGTAGCCGTTCTCGCGAAGGACGAGCCCCTGGGCACACAGCTGGACGCGTTCGGGCTCGTAGGCACCTTCGGGGATGTCGGGAGCCTTGCCCCGTTTGTAGTCGACCGGCGTGGCCCGGTCGCCGTCGATCTCGAGCAGGTCGAGTTTGGCGAGCAGTTCCTCCTGATCGGCAGCAAGCATGATCGAGCGGGCGTGAATGACGTCGCCGTCCTGCTTCTCTGCGTCGGCAGGCTCTTTCGGAGCAGAGATCGATTTGCGGTCGGGCTTGTCGACGTGTCGATGGCCGAAGGTGCCCTGGCGGGTTTCGAGGTTGTCGGCCCATTCTCCCTGCACCCATTCGAGGTAGCCCAGGCGCGGGCAGTAGGTGAACTCGTTGAGCATGCGGACGGGGATGAGGGCGTCCGCCTCCGGCGGTCTGTCGGCCCCAGGCGGCTCGGCCGTGGAAGTCGGCGGCGGGGTGGTGGACGGGGTTGGTGTTGAGTTGGCGGCATCGGGAGTGTCGTGCTGCGGCTCGTGGCTGGTGGAGTGTTGGTGGTGAACGTTGTCGATCATGGGGCCTCCTGAGGGTCGTAAGTGACGCAGGGAGCCCTCCGTGGAAAGAACCCGGCCTCCAATGGCCGGGGGTCAGGTTGAGGGGACAAAGGTGCCGAGGCCGTAGTGGCAGCCATATCCGAGGGCAATCGGTCCCTGAACCGGTTCGGGAAAGGTCAGCTTGAAGCCGTACCCGAGACCGGTGGAGCGGGCGCCGTTGCCCTTGCTTCGCACGCGGCGGAACTTCAGCCACGTTGTCCGCGTACCGCCGACGAGGGTGTCGGGACGGAGTTCGATCGTCACGACGTCGGCCAGGTGAGCGAGCCACGCGCGGCGTGTCAGTTCTTTGCGAACGATCCGCTTGAGTTCCCTGTTGACGGCGGCCTGGTGTGTCTCCGGATCACGTTTTTCATGCTTGCGGATCTTCAGGTGATCGGTCGGAACCAGCGGCGTGCGCGAGATCCATTCTGTCGCGGTTGCCAGGAGAGGGGACTGCCCCTTGCGCTCGTCCAGTCCTCCAAAGTCCTCCGGACGTCCGACGCCAAGCAGCACCAGCTGCAGATCGTGGCCGCCGTCCCCCCACACCCTGCGCAGTTTCGAGAGGGCCGCTTCGTCTTCGTCGTTAAACCCGTCCGGAGCAAAGACGGTTACGTAACTGATGCGCCGGTCGGCCTGCCGTGCTTCGGGCAGATAGTGGGCGTGCACGTGCCCAATCTTCGGAGTCCCTTCAGGCGTCTTACCGGAAAAGACTTCGGCCGCATCGACGTCCTCATTGCCGGTCACTTCCTTGCGGTGCTTCTGCGAGCAGGACATGACCGCAGTGCGGATACGCTCGCCGATGAACAGCGAGTCGGTCAGCAGCGGCAGGACATTGCCGGCAACTGCGTAACGGGCGACAGTGGGGCGACGTGATGGGGATTGCGGGCGTCCTTTCGGCGAGACCGCAAACGCATCCCGGCGGCGGACGTAGTCGACCCACCGGCTGCCGGGCGGGCGGTTCCAGCCGGCACTGCGGAGGTCTCCCGTCTCGGCATGCAGTGCGTCGAACAGGGTTGCCGGCAATGCGGCATCCAGGGCGGCGGCCTCCCCGGGCGTCAGCTTCACGTTGGCGTCCGACTTCCCTTTGTCGCGCTGTCGAGACTTCTTCTCTTCGAGCTTTTTCTGTTGCATATCAGTCAACGTCCGTTCGCGCCACTGGCGGAAGTCGTCCGGAGGCGCCGGTGCCAGCAGCCGGACCAGTTCCTCCTCCTCGGCGACACCTCCGCCATTCAGCGGACGACAATTGACGTCGCCGTTCCAGGTGTCAAGAAGCTTCGCTTCGACCCACGACTCGGCACGTCCGAAGTAGGACATTGCCCGCAGCAGGCGCGAGAGCAGCTCGCGTTGGGGACCATCCAGCTCGACGTCCGGCCAGACGATTGTCACCGGAGTCTCGCTTCCAACTGACACGAACGTGTCGAACACTTTCGTGCG
This region includes:
- the cas2 gene encoding CRISPR-associated endonuclease Cas2 encodes the protein MRQVHLIAYDIADVKRYRQVYKAMCGHGDPLQYSVFRCELSEIELHGLKETLWPILNLAEDRVMIVDLGPVEGRGDDCIEYWGEPRVAPPDRAATIV
- the cas4g/cas1g gene encoding CRISPR-associated endonuclease Cas4g/Cas1g; translated protein: MIDNVHHQHSTSHEPQHDTPDAANSTPTPSTTPPPTSTAEPPGADRPPEADALIPVRMLNEFTYCPRLGYLEWVQGEWADNLETRQGTFGHRHVDKPDRKSISAPKEPADAEKQDGDVIHARSIMLAADQEELLAKLDLLEIDGDRATPVDYKRGKAPDIPEGAYEPERVQLCAQGLVLRENGYACDEGVLYFIGSRRRVVIPFDDELIARTRQLVQQFRETARAGAIPPPLDDSPKCPRCSLVGICLPDETNLLREAATADTPPTKDGLRRLLPSRNDALPMYVQDQGVMIGKSGDRLTVKQKGEQLSSSRLIDVSQVSVFGNVMFSAPALRELTIRGIPVCHFTYGGWFHGITSGLTHKNVELRIRQYATAADPAGSLDIARRLIMGKIRNARTLLRRHLGDREAPVLRQLNEYHRRAGHAPTAETLLGLEGMAAKEYFAAFFTLLSGRHEFDVNGRNRRPPRDPVNAVLSFVYSLLVKELTVTLQAVGFDPMLGFFHTPRYGRPSLALDLSEEFRPLVADSVVMTVFNNGEVTGDAFIERAGAVTLTDAGRRSVIAAFERRLETEITHPIFGYRICYRRILEVQARLLARCVLGELHEYPSFCTR
- the csb2 gene encoding type I-G CRISPR-associated protein Csb2, with the protein product MIAIELRFRTGRWHATPWGRQVNEGAVEWPPSPWRLMRALLAVWHNKFPDVPADEMQQLLKALTAPPQFHLPAASQGHLRHYMPLGNDKRTKVFDTFVSVGSETPVTIVWPDVELDGPQRELLSRLLRAMSYFGRAESWVEAKLLDTWNGDVNCRPLNGGGVAEEEELVRLLAPAPPDDFRQWRERTLTDMQQKKLEEKKSRQRDKGKSDANVKLTPGEAAALDAALPATLFDALHAETGDLRSAGWNRPPGSRWVDYVRRRDAFAVSPKGRPQSPSRRPTVARYAVAGNVLPLLTDSLFIGERIRTAVMSCSQKHRKEVTGNEDVDAAEVFSGKTPEGTPKIGHVHAHYLPEARQADRRISYVTVFAPDGFNDEDEAALSKLRRVWGDGGHDLQLVLLGVGRPEDFGGLDERKGQSPLLATATEWISRTPLVPTDHLKIRKHEKRDPETHQAAVNRELKRIVRKELTRRAWLAHLADVVTIELRPDTLVGGTRTTWLKFRRVRSKGNGARSTGLGYGFKLTFPEPVQGPIALGYGCHYGLGTFVPST